In one window of Erythrolamprus reginae isolate rEryReg1 chromosome 1, rEryReg1.hap1, whole genome shotgun sequence DNA:
- the FNDC4 gene encoding fibronectin type III domain-containing protein 4 — protein sequence MVAQWLDAVLQATSADCQLPAIWLFESHQAQNRPPSPVNVTVTQLKANSATVSWDVPEGDIIIGYAISQQRQDGQMQRFIREVNTTNRACVLWDLAEDADYIIQVQSIGLHGESQASKRVHFRTLKQSDRLPSNSSNQGDITMEGLDKERQLQTGEIIIIVVVLLMWAAVIALFCKQYDIIKDNDSNNNKEKTKPSSEHSTPERPTGGLLRSKKKSPSINIIEV from the exons atggtggcgcaatggttagatgcagtactgcaggctacttctgcggaCTGCCAGTTACCTGCAATTTggctgttcgaatctcaccaggctcaaa ATCGGCCCCCATCGCCTGTCAACGTGACTGTTACCCAGCTCAAGGCAAACTCGGCCACCGTCTCCTGGGATGTGCCAGAAGGAGACATCATAATCGGCTATGCTATTTCACAGCAG CGACAAGATGGGCAAATGCAACGATTCATCCGGGAGGTGAACACCACAAACAGGGCCTGTGTGCTCTGGGATCTGGCAGAGGATGCCGACTACATCATCCAGGTCCAGAGCATTGGCCTCCACGGAGAGAGTCAGGCTAGCAAGAGAGTCCATTTTCGCACGTTAAAGCAAAGCGACCGGCTTCCATCCAACAGCTCAAACCAAG GAGACATCACAATGGAAGGGCTGGACAAAGAGCGACAGCTGCAGACCGGGGAGATTATTATAATTGTGGTTGTGCTGCTAATGTGGGCAG CTGTGATTGCACTTTTCTGCAAGCAATATGACATCATTAAGGACAACGATTCCAACAATAATAAAGAGAAGACCAAGCCTTCCTCAGAACATAGCACTCCAGAGCGACCCACAGGGGGACTACTACGTAGCAAG aaGAAATCACCATCTATCAATATCATTGAAGTATAG